A single Panthera tigris isolate Pti1 chromosome A3, P.tigris_Pti1_mat1.1, whole genome shotgun sequence DNA region contains:
- the LIMS1 gene encoding LIM and senescent cell antigen-like-containing domain protein 1 isoform X3 has product MLGVAAGMTNSNMANALANATCERCKGGFAPAEKIVNSNGELYHEQCFVCAQCFQQFPEGLFYEFEGRKYCEHDFQMLFAPCCHQCGEFIIGRVIKAMNNSWHPECFRCDLCQEVLADIGFVKNAGRHLCRPCHNREKARGLGKYICQKCHAIIDEQPLIFKNDPYHPDHFNCANCGKELTADARELKGELYCLPCHDKMGVPICGACRRPIEGRVVNAMGKQWHVEHFVCAKCEKPFLGHRHYERKGLAYCETHYNQLFGDVCFHCNRVIEGDVVSALNKAWCVNCFACSTCNTKLTLKNKFVEFDMKPVCKKCYEKFPLELKKRLKKLAETLGRK; this is encoded by the exons CAACATGGCCAATGCCCTGGCCAATGCCACCTGTGAGCGCTGCAAGGGGGGCTTTGCGCCCGCCGAGAAGATAGTAAACAGTAATGGGGAGCTGTACCACGAGCAGTGCTTCGTGTGTGCCCAGTGTTTCCAGCAGTTCCCAGAGGGACTCTTTTATGAG TTTGAAGGAAGGAAGTACTGTGAACATGACTTTCAGATGCTCTTTGCTCCTTGCTGTCATCAGTGTG GTGAATTCATCATTGGCCGAGTTATCAAAGCCATGAATAACAGCTGGCATCCTGAGTGCTTCCGCTGTGACCTCTGCCAGGAAGTTCTGGCAGATATTGGATTTGTCAAGAATGCTGGGAG ACATCTGTGTCGCCCCTGTCATAATCGTGAGAAAGCCAGAGGCCTTGGAAAATACATCTGCCAGAAATGCCACGCCATCATCGATGAGCAACCGCTGATATTCAAGAATGACCCTTACCATCCAGACCATTTCAACTGTGCCAACTGCGG GAAGGAGCTGACTGCTGATGCCCGGGAGCTGAAAGGAGAGCTGTACTGTCTGCCGTGCCATGATAAAATGGGGGTCCCCATCTGTGGCGCTTGTCGACGGCCCATTGAAGGGCGTGTGGTGAATGCTATGGGCAAGCAGTGGCATGTGGAG cattttgttTGCGCCAAGTGTGAAAAGCCATTTCTTGGACATCGACATTATGAAAGGAAAGGCCTGGCATATTGTGAAACCCACTATAACCAG ctaTTTGGTGATGTTTGTTTCCACTGTAACCGTGTTATAGAAGGTGATG TGGTCTCTGCTCTGAATAAGGCCTGGTGTGTGAACTGTTTTGCCTGTTCTACCTGCAACACTAAATTAACACTCAA GAATAAATTTGTGGAGTTTGACATGAAGCCAGTCTGTAAGAAGTGCTATGAGAAATTTCCGTTGGAGCTGAAGAAAAGACTTAAGAAACTAGCTGAGACCTTAGGAAGGAAAtaa
- the LIMS1 gene encoding LIM and senescent cell antigen-like-containing domain protein 1 isoform X4 has product MANALANATCERCKGGFAPAEKIVNSNGELYHEQCFVCAQCFQQFPEGLFYEFEGRKYCEHDFQMLFAPCCHQCGEFIIGRVIKAMNNSWHPECFRCDLCQEVLADIGFVKNAGRHLCRPCHNREKARGLGKYICQKCHAIIDEQPLIFKNDPYHPDHFNCANCGKELTADARELKGELYCLPCHDKMGVPICGACRRPIEGRVVNAMGKQWHVEHFVCAKCEKPFLGHRHYERKGLAYCETHYNQLFGDVCFHCNRVIEGDVVSALNKAWCVNCFACSTCNTKLTLKNKFVEFDMKPVCKKCYEKFPLELKKRLKKLAETLGRK; this is encoded by the exons ATGGCCAATGCCCTGGCCAATGCCACCTGTGAGCGCTGCAAGGGGGGCTTTGCGCCCGCCGAGAAGATAGTAAACAGTAATGGGGAGCTGTACCACGAGCAGTGCTTCGTGTGTGCCCAGTGTTTCCAGCAGTTCCCAGAGGGACTCTTTTATGAG TTTGAAGGAAGGAAGTACTGTGAACATGACTTTCAGATGCTCTTTGCTCCTTGCTGTCATCAGTGTG GTGAATTCATCATTGGCCGAGTTATCAAAGCCATGAATAACAGCTGGCATCCTGAGTGCTTCCGCTGTGACCTCTGCCAGGAAGTTCTGGCAGATATTGGATTTGTCAAGAATGCTGGGAG ACATCTGTGTCGCCCCTGTCATAATCGTGAGAAAGCCAGAGGCCTTGGAAAATACATCTGCCAGAAATGCCACGCCATCATCGATGAGCAACCGCTGATATTCAAGAATGACCCTTACCATCCAGACCATTTCAACTGTGCCAACTGCGG GAAGGAGCTGACTGCTGATGCCCGGGAGCTGAAAGGAGAGCTGTACTGTCTGCCGTGCCATGATAAAATGGGGGTCCCCATCTGTGGCGCTTGTCGACGGCCCATTGAAGGGCGTGTGGTGAATGCTATGGGCAAGCAGTGGCATGTGGAG cattttgttTGCGCCAAGTGTGAAAAGCCATTTCTTGGACATCGACATTATGAAAGGAAAGGCCTGGCATATTGTGAAACCCACTATAACCAG ctaTTTGGTGATGTTTGTTTCCACTGTAACCGTGTTATAGAAGGTGATG TGGTCTCTGCTCTGAATAAGGCCTGGTGTGTGAACTGTTTTGCCTGTTCTACCTGCAACACTAAATTAACACTCAA GAATAAATTTGTGGAGTTTGACATGAAGCCAGTCTGTAAGAAGTGCTATGAGAAATTTCCGTTGGAGCTGAAGAAAAGACTTAAGAAACTAGCTGAGACCTTAGGAAGGAAAtaa
- the LIMS1 gene encoding LIM and senescent cell antigen-like-containing domain protein 1 isoform X2, with amino-acid sequence MTALQLKELSHSGLYRRRRDRPDSVRLNGLPEEELSNMANALANATCERCKGGFAPAEKIVNSNGELYHEQCFVCAQCFQQFPEGLFYEFEGRKYCEHDFQMLFAPCCHQCGEFIIGRVIKAMNNSWHPECFRCDLCQEVLADIGFVKNAGRHLCRPCHNREKARGLGKYICQKCHAIIDEQPLIFKNDPYHPDHFNCANCGKELTADARELKGELYCLPCHDKMGVPICGACRRPIEGRVVNAMGKQWHVEHFVCAKCEKPFLGHRHYERKGLAYCETHYNQLFGDVCFHCNRVIEGDVVSALNKAWCVNCFACSTCNTKLTLKNKFVEFDMKPVCKKCYEKFPLELKKRLKKLAETLGRK; translated from the exons CAACATGGCCAATGCCCTGGCCAATGCCACCTGTGAGCGCTGCAAGGGGGGCTTTGCGCCCGCCGAGAAGATAGTAAACAGTAATGGGGAGCTGTACCACGAGCAGTGCTTCGTGTGTGCCCAGTGTTTCCAGCAGTTCCCAGAGGGACTCTTTTATGAG TTTGAAGGAAGGAAGTACTGTGAACATGACTTTCAGATGCTCTTTGCTCCTTGCTGTCATCAGTGTG GTGAATTCATCATTGGCCGAGTTATCAAAGCCATGAATAACAGCTGGCATCCTGAGTGCTTCCGCTGTGACCTCTGCCAGGAAGTTCTGGCAGATATTGGATTTGTCAAGAATGCTGGGAG ACATCTGTGTCGCCCCTGTCATAATCGTGAGAAAGCCAGAGGCCTTGGAAAATACATCTGCCAGAAATGCCACGCCATCATCGATGAGCAACCGCTGATATTCAAGAATGACCCTTACCATCCAGACCATTTCAACTGTGCCAACTGCGG GAAGGAGCTGACTGCTGATGCCCGGGAGCTGAAAGGAGAGCTGTACTGTCTGCCGTGCCATGATAAAATGGGGGTCCCCATCTGTGGCGCTTGTCGACGGCCCATTGAAGGGCGTGTGGTGAATGCTATGGGCAAGCAGTGGCATGTGGAG cattttgttTGCGCCAAGTGTGAAAAGCCATTTCTTGGACATCGACATTATGAAAGGAAAGGCCTGGCATATTGTGAAACCCACTATAACCAG ctaTTTGGTGATGTTTGTTTCCACTGTAACCGTGTTATAGAAGGTGATG TGGTCTCTGCTCTGAATAAGGCCTGGTGTGTGAACTGTTTTGCCTGTTCTACCTGCAACACTAAATTAACACTCAA GAATAAATTTGTGGAGTTTGACATGAAGCCAGTCTGTAAGAAGTGCTATGAGAAATTTCCGTTGGAGCTGAAGAAAAGACTTAAGAAACTAGCTGAGACCTTAGGAAGGAAAtaa
- the LIMS1 gene encoding LIM and senescent cell antigen-like-containing domain protein 1 isoform X1, with protein sequence MAFPGRVCPYVIPENEEIPQTALNNVHQANGNEDERAVSKLQRRHSDVKVYKEFCDFYAKFNMANALANATCERCKGGFAPAEKIVNSNGELYHEQCFVCAQCFQQFPEGLFYEFEGRKYCEHDFQMLFAPCCHQCGEFIIGRVIKAMNNSWHPECFRCDLCQEVLADIGFVKNAGRHLCRPCHNREKARGLGKYICQKCHAIIDEQPLIFKNDPYHPDHFNCANCGKELTADARELKGELYCLPCHDKMGVPICGACRRPIEGRVVNAMGKQWHVEHFVCAKCEKPFLGHRHYERKGLAYCETHYNQLFGDVCFHCNRVIEGDVVSALNKAWCVNCFACSTCNTKLTLKNKFVEFDMKPVCKKCYEKFPLELKKRLKKLAETLGRK encoded by the exons ATGGCGTTCCCGGGCAGGGTGTGCCCCTATGTTATCCCAGAGAATGAAGAAATCCCCCAGACAGCTCTTAACAATGTCCACCAGGCTAATGGCAATGAAGACGAGAGGGCTGTGTCCAAACTGCAGCGCAGGCACAGTGACGTAAAGGTCTACAAGGAGTTTTGTGACTTTTATGCGAAATT CAACATGGCCAATGCCCTGGCCAATGCCACCTGTGAGCGCTGCAAGGGGGGCTTTGCGCCCGCCGAGAAGATAGTAAACAGTAATGGGGAGCTGTACCACGAGCAGTGCTTCGTGTGTGCCCAGTGTTTCCAGCAGTTCCCAGAGGGACTCTTTTATGAG TTTGAAGGAAGGAAGTACTGTGAACATGACTTTCAGATGCTCTTTGCTCCTTGCTGTCATCAGTGTG GTGAATTCATCATTGGCCGAGTTATCAAAGCCATGAATAACAGCTGGCATCCTGAGTGCTTCCGCTGTGACCTCTGCCAGGAAGTTCTGGCAGATATTGGATTTGTCAAGAATGCTGGGAG ACATCTGTGTCGCCCCTGTCATAATCGTGAGAAAGCCAGAGGCCTTGGAAAATACATCTGCCAGAAATGCCACGCCATCATCGATGAGCAACCGCTGATATTCAAGAATGACCCTTACCATCCAGACCATTTCAACTGTGCCAACTGCGG GAAGGAGCTGACTGCTGATGCCCGGGAGCTGAAAGGAGAGCTGTACTGTCTGCCGTGCCATGATAAAATGGGGGTCCCCATCTGTGGCGCTTGTCGACGGCCCATTGAAGGGCGTGTGGTGAATGCTATGGGCAAGCAGTGGCATGTGGAG cattttgttTGCGCCAAGTGTGAAAAGCCATTTCTTGGACATCGACATTATGAAAGGAAAGGCCTGGCATATTGTGAAACCCACTATAACCAG ctaTTTGGTGATGTTTGTTTCCACTGTAACCGTGTTATAGAAGGTGATG TGGTCTCTGCTCTGAATAAGGCCTGGTGTGTGAACTGTTTTGCCTGTTCTACCTGCAACACTAAATTAACACTCAA GAATAAATTTGTGGAGTTTGACATGAAGCCAGTCTGTAAGAAGTGCTATGAGAAATTTCCGTTGGAGCTGAAGAAAAGACTTAAGAAACTAGCTGAGACCTTAGGAAGGAAAtaa
- the LIMS1 gene encoding LIM and senescent cell antigen-like-containing domain protein 1 isoform X5 has translation MAFPGRVCPYVIPENEEIPQTALNNVHQANGNEDERAVSKLQRRHSDVKVYKEFCDFYAKFNMANALANATCERCKGGFAPAEKIVNSNGELYHEQCFVCAQCFQQFPEGLFYEFEGRKYCEHDFQMLFAPCCHQCGEFIIGRVIKAMNNSWHPECFRCDLCQEVLADIGFVKNAGRHLCRPCHNREKARGLGKYICQKCHAIIDEQPLIFKNDPYHPDHFNCANCGKELTADARELKGELYCLPCHDKMGVPICGACRRPIEGRVVNAMGKQWHVEHFVCAKCEKPFLGHRHYERKGLAYCETHYNQLFGDVCFHCNRVIEGDVVSALNKAWCVNCFACSTCNTKLTLKDKFVEIDLKPVCKHCYEKMPEEFKRRLAKREREAKDKDKQKKKKPVCL, from the exons ATGGCGTTCCCGGGCAGGGTGTGCCCCTATGTTATCCCAGAGAATGAAGAAATCCCCCAGACAGCTCTTAACAATGTCCACCAGGCTAATGGCAATGAAGACGAGAGGGCTGTGTCCAAACTGCAGCGCAGGCACAGTGACGTAAAGGTCTACAAGGAGTTTTGTGACTTTTATGCGAAATT CAACATGGCCAATGCCCTGGCCAATGCCACCTGTGAGCGCTGCAAGGGGGGCTTTGCGCCCGCCGAGAAGATAGTAAACAGTAATGGGGAGCTGTACCACGAGCAGTGCTTCGTGTGTGCCCAGTGTTTCCAGCAGTTCCCAGAGGGACTCTTTTATGAG TTTGAAGGAAGGAAGTACTGTGAACATGACTTTCAGATGCTCTTTGCTCCTTGCTGTCATCAGTGTG GTGAATTCATCATTGGCCGAGTTATCAAAGCCATGAATAACAGCTGGCATCCTGAGTGCTTCCGCTGTGACCTCTGCCAGGAAGTTCTGGCAGATATTGGATTTGTCAAGAATGCTGGGAG ACATCTGTGTCGCCCCTGTCATAATCGTGAGAAAGCCAGAGGCCTTGGAAAATACATCTGCCAGAAATGCCACGCCATCATCGATGAGCAACCGCTGATATTCAAGAATGACCCTTACCATCCAGACCATTTCAACTGTGCCAACTGCGG GAAGGAGCTGACTGCTGATGCCCGGGAGCTGAAAGGAGAGCTGTACTGTCTGCCGTGCCATGATAAAATGGGGGTCCCCATCTGTGGCGCTTGTCGACGGCCCATTGAAGGGCGTGTGGTGAATGCTATGGGCAAGCAGTGGCATGTGGAG cattttgttTGCGCCAAGTGTGAAAAGCCATTTCTTGGACATCGACATTATGAAAGGAAAGGCCTGGCATATTGTGAAACCCACTATAACCAG ctaTTTGGTGATGTTTGTTTCCACTGTAACCGTGTTATAGAAGGTGATG TGGTCTCTGCTCTGAATAAGGCCTGGTGTGTGAACTGTTTTGCCTGTTCTACCTGCAACACTAAATTAACACTCAA GGATAAGTTTGTTGAAATTGATCTCAAACCAGTCTGCAAACACTGTTATGAAAAAATGCCAGAAGAATTTAAGAGGCGACTTGCCAAAcgggagagagaagcaaaggatAAGGacaagcagaaaaagaaaaagccagtctGTTTGTAA